One Triticum dicoccoides isolate Atlit2015 ecotype Zavitan chromosome 4B, WEW_v2.0, whole genome shotgun sequence genomic window carries:
- the LOC119291258 gene encoding probable beta-D-xylosidase 7: protein MGAFSYHAAHMAALTLAMLLALLRVCAAGNPPFSCGQGAPTQGLAFCNPALPPAQRAADLVARLSLAEKVSQLGDEAPGVPRLGVPPYKWWSEGLHGLSFWGHGMHFDGAVRAITSFPQVLLTAAAFDEQLWYLIGQAIGTEARALYNLGQAEGLTIWSPNVNIFRDPRWGRGQETPGEDPTTASKYAVAFVRGLQGSSPTVLQTSACCKHASAYDLEAWNGAIRYNFNARVTAQDMADTFNPPFKSCVEEGRASCVMCAYTTINGVPACASNDLLSRTFKGDWGLNGYVSSDCDAVALMHDAQFYRPSPEDTVAVALKAGLDLNCGNYTQVHGMAAVRQGRMTEQDVDRALRNLFAVRMRLGHFDGDPRGSALYGGLGAKDVCSPTHKNLALQAATSGIVLLKNDAGILPLRRGAVASAAVIGHNANDPRALNGNYFGPPCETTTPLQGLQGYVQNVRFLAGCDSAACGFAATGQAVGLAASSDYVFLFMGLSQAQEQEGLDRTSLLLPGKQQSLITAVANAAKRPVILVLLTGGPVDVTFAKGNPKIGAILWAGYPGQAGGLAIARVLFGDHNPSGRLPVTWYPEEFTKVPMTDMRMRADPATGYPGRSYRFYQGNAVYKFGYGLSYSKFSRQLVVSGTGNEAPNTNLLAGLAATPTADGGASYVVEEIGADGCEQLKFPAVVEVQNHGPLDGKHSVLMFLRWPNATGGRPVSQLIGFRTHHLKAGEKASLRFDVSPCDHFSRAREDGKKVIDGGSHFLRVGKDEHEISFES, encoded by the exons ATGGGGGCCTTCTCCTACCACGCCGCCCACATGGCGGCGCTCACGCTGGCGATGCTGCTGGCATTGCTGCGGGTGTGCGCCGCCGGCAACCCGCCGTTCTCGTGCGGCCAGGGAGCCCCGACGCAGGGCCTCGCGTTCTGCAACCCGGCGCTGCCGCCCGCGCAGCGGGCGGCGGACCTGGTGGCGCGGCTGTCGCTGGCGGAGAAGGTGTCGCAGCTGGGCGACGAGGCGCCGGGGGTGCCGCGGCTGGGCGTGCCGCCGTACAAGTGGTGGTCGGAGGGCCTCCACGGGCTCTCCTTCTGGGGCCacggcatgcacttcgacggcgccGTCCGCGCCATCACCAGCTTCCCGCAGGTGCTGCTCACCGCCGCCGCCTTCGACGAGCAGCTGTGGTACCTCATCGGGCAG GCGATCGGGACGGAGGCTCGGGCGCTGTACAACCTGGGCCAGGCGGAGGGGCTCACCATCTGGTCACCCAACGTGAACATCTTCCGCGACCCGCGGTGGGGCCGCGGCCAGGAGACCCCCGGCGAGGACCCCACCACGGCGAGCAAGTACGCCGTGGCGTTCGTGCGGGGCCTGCAGGGCAGCTCGCCGACGGTGCTCCAGACCTCGGCCTGCTGCAAGCACGCCTCCGCCTACGACCTCGAGGCCTGGAACGGCGCCATCCGCTACAACTTCAACGCGAGGGTGACGGCCCAGGACATGGCGGACACCTTCAACCCGCCTTTCAAGAGCTGCGTGGAGGAAGGCCGGGCCAGCTGCGTCATGTGCGCCTACACCACCATCAATGGCGTCCCCGCCTGCGCCAGCAACGACCTCCTCTCCAGGACCTTCAAGGGAGACTGGGGCTTGAACGGGTACGTTTCGTCGGACTGTGATGCCGTGGCGCTCATGCACGACGCGCAGTTCTATCGGCCCTCGCCGGAGGACACGGTCGCAGTTGCCCTCAAGGCCG GGTTGGATTTGAACTGCGGGAACTACACACAGGTGCACGGCATGGCCGCGGTGCGGCAGGGAAGGATGACGGAGCAGGACGTGGACAGGGCCCTCCGTAACCTCTTCGCCGTCCGGATGCGGCTCGGACACTTCGACGGGGACCCCCGGGGCAGCGCGCTGTACGGGGGCCTTGGCGCCAAGGACGTGTGCTCGCCCACGCACAAGAACCTGGCACTCCAGGCGGCCACGAGCGGCATCGTCCTGCTCAAGAACGACGCCGGCATCCTCCCGCTTCGACGGGGCGCGGTGGCGTCCGCCGCCGTCATCGGCCATAATGCCAATGACCCCCGCGCGCTCAATGGCAATTACTTCGGCCCTCCGTGCGAGACCACGACGCCGCTGCAGGGGCTCCAGGGGTACGTGCAGAACGTCAGGTTCCTGGCCGGGTGCGACTCGGCGGCGTGCGGCTTTGCCGCGACGGGCCAGGCGGTGGGGTTAGCGGCCTCGTCGGACTACGTGTTCCTGTTCATGGGCCTGAGCCAGGCGCAGGAGCAGGAGGGGCTCGACAGGACGAGTCTTCTGCTGCCAGGGAAGCAGCAGAGCCTTATCACCGCAGTCGCCAACGCGGCGAAACGGCCGGTGATCCTGGTGCTCCTCACCGGCGGTCCGGTTGACGTGACATTCGCCAAAGGTAACCCCAAGATCGGTGCAATTCTGTGGGCCGGCTACCCTGGTCAGGCCGGCGGGCTCGCCATCGCCAGGGTCCTCTTCGGAGATCACAACCCCAGCGGCAGGCTGCCGGTGACGTGGTACCCGGAGGAGTTCACCAAGGTGCCCATGACGGACATGCGGATGCGCGCCGACCCGGCCACCGGATACCCCGGCCGGAGCTACCGCTTCTACCAGGGCAACGCCGTCTACAAGTTTGGTTACGGCCTCAGCTACTCCAAGTTCTCTCGCCAACTAGTTGTCTCCGGTACCGGCAACGAAGCACCGAACACGAATCTGCTCGCCGGCCTGGCCGCCACGCCAACTGCCGACGGCGGCGCGAGCTACGTGGTCGAGGAGATCGGGGCCGACGGGTGCGAGCAGCTCAAGTTCCCGGCAGTGGTCGAGGTGCAGAACCACGGTCCCCTGGACGGGAAGCACTCGGTGCTGATGTTCCTCCGGTGGCCCAACGCGACGGGTGGGCGTCCGGTGAGCCAGCTGATTGGGTTCCGAACCCATCATCTCAAGGCCGGCGAGAAGGCCAGCCTCAGGTTCGACGTCAGCCCGTGCGATCACTTCAGCAGGGCGAGGGAGGATGGCAAGAAGGTGATCGATGGAGGCTCACATTTCCTCAGGGTTGGCAAGGACGAGCACGAGATCAGCTTCGAGTCCTGA